Below is a window of Sciurus carolinensis chromosome 6, mSciCar1.2, whole genome shotgun sequence DNA.
TAAAGAGAAGAACCATTTGTGATGCTAGCTACCTACTTCATTATGAACCTCATGGCCCTATAATTACTGTACGATGATTAAGACACTCAAAAGAGGCTAAAGTCCCAACTGAGATGCAAAGGCAGAGAGCACTGGGAAAGCATTAGCACTTGCAACCCTGACCTTAAATTTAATCACCTAAGAAACCCTGGTAAATTCAATCTTTAACTTTGAATCTTTCTCAAATATAGAACATGGAAGGAAAACAccttaacttcattttttttgggggggaagggttggtactggggatggaacccaggatctcacatatgctaggcgaatgctctaacattgagctaccttcccagccactttcaaaaaattttattttgagagaacaatcatgctaaattgcccaggttggccttgaacttgtgatcctcctgtctcagccacctgagaagctgggattacaggtgtgtaccaccatgcccggcttcgACTTCACTTCTAATAGATGAGCCGCTGGGATGAGGATGACATCAGTTAATTAGAGTTCTTGAAAAGTATCCTCAGATTAGAATCTATTTTCAAATCACAACATTGTTTAAATACAACACTGAAAATACGGATCAAAGATTAACCGATGAAGACTAATAAGTTCAGACTAGAGCAGTCATTCAGAAATTtaataattagaaatgaaaaaaacaaaaaaacaaaccttaCCTGCCCACCACTTGCAGAAAATAGGCAGGTATCAGGAGGTAAGTccccaaaaggggaaaaaaaacatgaaagtgGGAGTTGAACTGTGTGGCAACAGTGATAAGGAATAGAGCTGTGCCCTAACAGTTCTACTCCTTAGAAGCACTAAGATTAAGAAAGTAACTTGATGGAGCAGTTCAATGGCATTTGCCCCAGTTATCTTCAATTTGCAAGGCCTAACTGTAGGCTTCAAATCCATAGTAAACTGCTGATGTttgcaacatttaaaaaactgaagcCAAAACCAAAGGAATCATTTTGAAATTAAGAACTTCTGTAGTTAAACAGCAACCAAgagatttatttttgtgattaggAGAGATATGTTGAGCTTTGCAGTTACTTGAGCATTTAGGAGTAAAGGGGATGCTCTGTATCTGAGAAGATAGACACTTTGGGAGCAATGCCAGACTCACCTTTTGAAATTAAGATCATGttcataattttccattttaaagcattaacatgcaaaaaaaataaaaataaaaatcttaacacTGTTAGTctcaaagaaagcaaaatatcatgGCTAACCAGattcattattaaaaatcaacaaGTGTTAGGTCTAGGATTTTGGATTGATTGATAATACCATATTCCCAACaccaaatgtttattttggaaaagagttAATGAATGAGTAAAAAAGATGCAGTTGTTAAAAATGACCCAAAATCCCAAGAgaaatgatataataatatacacacatatatgtatatacaaatacatatacatatatatgaacaaGGACATTTGGGTTTAAAGTTAGTAGTCAAATTTTCCAAGGacgtctttttttaaaaaacatacagccaaattttatgtattttaaaaccaCCTCCTTGATCTAACActgttaaaaatgaatgaattaccCAATTTTGTATTCAATTTTTTCCCTGTAACGTCACTTGGTTCTTGGCTACTAACCTTTCATGTTACTCTTGGTTTTGTCAGTTTGCTTGCCTGTGGGGGTTTGGGCCTGCTGACCCTGCCCACTGGAAGAGGCTGCCTGCTGTGCTGCTTTTTGCTTTAACATTGTCCAATCAAATGTGTAGTCATATTGATGGTTCAGGGTCCtggaaaatataaaaccacaTGTTAACCTATAAGAGCGTCCAGTTAAATATCACTTTTCAAGAAAGTGAGGCATTTCTTTTGAACAAtctttattttgtcttaaatGTGGTGGTTTCTAcaacatttctctttctgtagacaAACATTTGTAAAAGAAGGTACTTTCTAGAAGCAAGAGTAGGTATAGAACTGAAGTCTGTGAGGGAGATGTCTGGGAAGCCTTGGGAAGACTTTTGGGATTAAAGATCACCTCAATTCTTATTCTCTTCCAACTAAGAATTTGAGTTATAGGTACTCTAAAGGAACCTTAGAGTTTGGTACTGCTGTCACACCATCAGTCCATGGCTATGcaatattttaattgctttttagtTTGGTACTAATTAGGGTTCTATACCAAAGAGAGTTCTAGGGGGCACTGACAGTCACATATCTAATGTGAACTgcaatgaatttagaaaaattagatTCTACTTTGATTCAACTGTATCTCAAACTAAAACCATCTCAAATATATTTGTACTACAGATGGACAAATGCCAGCTTAATTCCCATAGAACTCAgtttaaaactattatttataTTGATTAGGCCTCCCTAACTTTAGCTAATTATCAGAACAGATAAAAAGATTTAACTCATTTCCCTCACTGGAATTCATAGACctaaaaataccataaaaactGACCTGAAAAGGATGCGGAATAGCTGCCTCAGATACATGTAATCCGGGGCTTCCTCAAAGCGCAGCCCACGACAATAGTTTAAGTACATAGCAAATTCTGCAGGAAACCCCTATAGGTTCAAGAGTTAAgacaaaaatcttatttttttgaaGATATGACAAAGTAATTATGGCTTGGTCACCccataaatttaaacaaaattccaTCATCCTACCcacttcattatattttttttatactAGTAGATGGAATAGACTGacagctttctttcctttttttttttttaaataaaagttagtGTATACCTATTTATACAGAAAAGGAGAATCACCAAGAGTGCAATCTATAAAGTAACCACTGTGAATATCTGTGACATGTATCTAATACTTCCTAggaatatattgatttttttttaagaagccaTTATCATATTGCATACATGATATATTCTATATGAAGTTTGCGATTTCTGAGAAATAGGCCTGATTCAAACtgtcttttatatttctgttggaAAATTGCTATTTTGTATTGCTATGATCTGTCTGCCCATTTCTCCATTCTATGATGTGCCAACtactgatattttttcctttctgacatCAATTTATGATaagaatatttcttaatttctctcaCAGATCAATGAAACTACCTGCCCCATTTAATTTCctccattttaaaatacagatcaGAAAGTTCTATCAAACCAGAGACATAAAACACTTACTTAAAATGATTAATGTTTAAGTCATTGCTAAAAGTAAGTTGTTGAGAAtccaaataaaaacttaaaaaggactAATAGCTACCTAATAGGATGCTTAGGTCCTAGGACTGTCAAGTAAAATGTTTGTGTTcctgaatcatttatttttaaaataattctaataataCATATTTACCTTACATAAAACTTCAACTGGAGTAGACATCTTCTTTTCActaatcttttcatatttttgtttctttgttgcaGCCTATGGAAGATAAGAATCAAGCATAAAGATCTGATATTCTCAGCAACATGGAGAAGAACCTGAACAATTTAGCTTGCTAGGCAAACAAATACAAACTAGAATTCCAAATGTGAGATTTAAGTAAAAATGGGTGGGGTTAAATTCACTTTAGATACCTCCTCAcccacttttattttcattcttaaaataaaacaaaactccaaTAATTTGAGTCTGATTTACCTTCAGTCCTTGCCACGGCAGGCTGGTTCTATTAAAATACATCAAAACATATCCTAATGATTCCATGTCATCTCGGcgactgcaaaaaaagaaatgtaattttatgAACAGGATtacagaaaatatgaaagaaaaaacaagtggAATACAAAGAAACATTTTCCCAAATGAAGACAGAGAACCATTTGGTATCTTATGCAAGAAGGTAATTTGtgaccagacatggtggtgcacacctgtaatcactgtcttgggaggctggggcaggaggatcgcaaattcaaagccagcctcagcaatttagcaagaccctgtctcaaaataaaaatataaaaagagctggggatgtggttaatgGTTAAGTcccctagggttcaatccccagcaccaaaagaggaaaaataaaacagtcaaTGAAGGTAATAAAAAGTTTATAATGGATTACCTCctaaccattttttttctcatggaatcCAAAATTATAATActgaaaatcttaaaatataattttctaaagaacaaaaaaaaggaTTTAGCTAAACAATGCTCTAAAACAGGTTAATAAAACTGCAAACAAAGTCACAAGACACTTTTAAACTTTGCAGGAGCTTATAAACTTTAGGGatgccaaggcaggagaattccaaggtCAATGCCACTCTCTGCAACCTAGgaagatcctgactcaaaataaaaagggttggcaatgtagttcagtggttaagcggtCCTGAGTTTAAGCCCCAGGActgaaacacaaaacacaaaaaatacaaccaacaattaaaaaaagtttttagggATGCTGAaattaattagtattttaaagtcaattaaaaatcTACATGAATGCATATATACCTTatctgtatatacacacaaacatattcagacacatacattctttttttttttttggtggtactgaaagtttgaacccagggccttgtgcttgtgaggcaagcactctaccaactgagctatatccccagccctcatacaatcatattttattcattcactcattgcagtgctgggaattgaactcagggccttgagcacattaggcaaatgctctgccactgaactacattcccagttcaGATAAATATATCAATTAAATAAGATAGGTATTATTTTAGCATATAGAAAAGTTAAGACTATTCAGATATTTGTGGTTATTTCCTAAGTTTGAAATTCTTCTCATAAAGTTCCTACCCTagaaaaatatgttatttctGTATGtgtttggagggaaaaaaaaaaatcaattgtaatAAAAGATAATGGGAACTTGAAAAGatcagaaattatgaaattatcaTTTAAAGTAGATCCTATTGATTTATGTAGAGTAGAAAAGTAGAACTGGAGACAGTCCACCAAATCCCTTATTTTATTAGAACCCTCATAACATTTTCcttgtaaaaataacaaatgcaaaaaaaaaaaaaaaaaaaaaaaaaaagccaatgcATTATTCCCCCAAACTCAACTTGCatcactaaaatataaaatattcaaaatcagctttaaaaagaaagaggtacTATATTCAGCTGCAAAATCAAACATATCAAAATAGGGTTGGGTTATAGCTCACtagtagaccacttgcctagcatgtgtgaggcactgggtttgattcttaacaccacattaaaatatatatatatatattgtgtacatctacaactaaaaaaaaaaatttgaaatgtcaaAATAGCATTTACACTTCTAACTCTTGATCATACAATATTTTCTCCCCAAGAAACAACctttaacaaagaaaacaaatgacctcACTGGGCATGTCTATAATTTcaacgacttgggaggctgaggcaggaagatcaaacaTTTaagcccagtctcagcaacttggtaagacactctctcaaactaaaaaataaaaaagactggtaAGACAGGacaatcacgagttcaaagccagcctaagcaactcagcaagactgtctctaaataaaatattaaaaaagggctcaAGTTCAGTAGTtgagcgcccctggattcaattcgtAGTACCAAGAAGGCAGGTAAAGGAATAAACCTCCTATAATCGGCTTCTCTGCACTGGTTAAAAGGACCAGACAGAATGATTAAAAGCATCCTTCAATCCTCAGTCAATAGGCATCCTTACATATTGAaagatattaattaaaatatttcacaaccCTGTTAATAGCTTCTGCTATGTATTTGATAAGTCATTACATTTTCAGACTCACCTTTGCTCAATACCAAGATGTGCATTGATGCTAGCATATCGGGCAGTGCCAGTGAGGTTCTTATCTTCTCTGTATGGTATGTGTTGTCTTGTCCTGTTGTCTCTGTACTTTTTGGCCAAACCAAAATCAATAAGGAATAACtttaagagagaaataagaagacATTAGGTTTTCAACCTTGTTTAAACTGCTTCTTATCCATTTAATAGCACGTATCTACATAttcaaattatgtcaaaataaggTATCATAAGCAGGACAGATATTGAACAGACTTACATTCCTAAAAGCTTTTACTAGTCCTCaccaataagtaaaataaataaataaaacacacacacacacacacacacacacacacacacacacacacacagagttaaatCTAGTAGTTTAACCTTGTTATCTGCACTTCACAGGATCCTGTCTTTATAAAATAGTGGATAAATGGATACATGCCTGATGGCAAAGTTGTCAAGTACACAGGTTGCCATAATGAAATCTGACATCTGTTACTACTTGTAAACATGTTTTAGAATCTAGATATAAGTTATCTGTAATTTCTTTGCCCTCAAAAGTCACTGTTCAATATGCCAATAGAATACTCATTATCTAAAATAAGACAACCTTGAAATCTGATATTGCCAGAAACCaagattttttattaattaaaaaaataaagactttcacAAACAAGCACACATTGTATTCTACTACTTTGCACTGACAGT
It encodes the following:
- the Csnk1a1 gene encoding casein kinase I isoform X1; amino-acid sequence: MASSSGSKAEFIVGGKYKLVRKIGSGSFGDIYLAINITNGEEVAVKLESQKARHPQLLYESKLYKILQGGVGIPHIRWYGQEKDYNVLVMDLLGPSLEDLFNFCSRRFTMKTVLMLADQMISRIEYVHTKNFIHRDIKPDNFLMGIGRHCNKVLESPVGKREKKHETVSTSQDPSFSGLNQLFLIDFGLAKKYRDNRTRQHIPYREDKNLTGTARYASINAHLGIEQSRRDDMESLGYVLMYFNRTSLPWQGLKAATKKQKYEKISEKKMSTPVEVLCKGFPAEFAMYLNYCRGLRFEEAPDYMYLRQLFRILFRTLNHQYDYTFDWTMLKQKAAQQAASSSGQGQQAQTPTGKQTDKTKSNMKGF
- the Csnk1a1 gene encoding casein kinase I isoform X2, encoding MASSSGSKAEFIVGGKYKLVRKIGSGSFGDIYLAINITNGEEVAVKLESQKARHPQLLYESKLYKILQGGVGIPHIRWYGQEKDYNVLVMDLLGPSLEDLFNFCSRRFTMKTVLMLADQMISRIEYVHTKNFIHRDIKPDNFLMGIGRHCNKVLESPVGKREKKHETVSTSQDPSFSGLNQLFLIDFGLAKKYRDNRTRQHIPYREDKNLTGTARYASINAHLGIEQSRRDDMESLGYVLMYFNRTSLPWQGLKAATKKQKYEKISEKKMSTPVEVLCKGFPAEFAMYLNYCRGLRFEEAPDYMYLRQLFRILFRTLNHQYDYTFDWTMLKQKAAQQAASSSGQGQQAQTPTGKQTDKTKSNMKG
- the Csnk1a1 gene encoding casein kinase I isoform X4, whose amino-acid sequence is MASSSGSKAEFIVGGKYKLVRKIGSGSFGDIYLAINITNGEEVAVKLESQKARHPQLLYESKLYKILQGGVGIPHIRWYGQEKDYNVLVMDLLGPSLEDLFNFCSRRFTMKTVLMLADQMISRIEYVHTKNFIHRDIKPDNFLMGIGRHCNKLFLIDFGLAKKYRDNRTRQHIPYREDKNLTGTARYASINAHLGIEQSRRDDMESLGYVLMYFNRTSLPWQGLKAATKKQKYEKISEKKMSTPVEVLCKGFPAEFAMYLNYCRGLRFEEAPDYMYLRQLFRILFRTLNHQYDYTFDWTMLKQKAAQQAASSSGQGQQAQTPTGKQTDKTKSNMKGF